Within Halopelagius longus, the genomic segment CCATCCAGTAGAGGAGCGTCCGCTTCAACGGCAGGCCGCGGTGGAGCGCAGCGCCGTGTTCGCGGTAACTCGGGAACATCCAGTCCTCCTCGTCGAGGGCGAACGCGCTCCCTATCTGCGCCCCCTCCTGCCCCGACAGGGGCGGGTACGTCCCCATCCGTCCCTGTCGCTGGAGGCTCACCGCCCGCGTGTCGAAGTGGCGGGCCAACCGCATCTCGCGGTACATGTCTACCAACTCCTCGTCGCTCAGGTCGGGAACCTCGCCGACGGGTTCGCCGCTCTCGTCGAGGACGCGAAGCATGTCCTGCGGGTCTCGCTGTAGTACGCTCACGGGTGAACCCACCTGTGCATGGTTGGAGGGTCATCCGCACGGGGTATAGTGTTTTCGTAAATAGTTTACTATGGACAGAAATACTGCCAACCCGTCCCGACGCGTCCACTCCTACCGGATCGAACTGACTGTTCTTCGAATTCGGGCCGATTTCGAACGGCGTTTTCGCGACTGTCGTCGCCGGGACGGATGAATCATGGACGAACGTTTAGAATTCGCACCGGGTCGGCGGCCGCGGTCAGTCGCCCGCGGCGGTCCGCGCCTCGCGGCGGGCCTGTTCGACGCTCTTGCCGTCTCTGAGCACGGCGTCGACGAACAGTTCGCCCGCCTTGTACGACGACCGGACCATCGGGCCGGCGGCGCAGTAGAGGAAGCCGAGTTCCTCCTCGGCGACGCGCCGCCACGTCTCGAAGGCGTCCGGGTGGACGTACTCGAACACGTCGAGGTGCGTCCGGGAGGGTTGGAGGTACTGACCGAGGGTGACCACGTCCACGTCCGCCTCCCGGAGGTCCGAGAGCGTCCGGTACACCTCGTGGTCGTACTCGCCGAGGCCGAGCATGACGCTCGTCTTCGTGTAGATGTCCGACTCCCGCGACACCTGTTCGAGCACCGACAGCGACTGCTCGTAGCCCGCCCGTCGGTCGCGGACCGGCCACTGCAGGCGTTCGACGGTTTCGACGTTGTGCGCGACGACGTCCGGTCGGGCGTCGATTATCTCCCGGACCAACTCGGGTTCGCCCTGAAAGTCCGGAATCAGCACCTCCACGAGCACGCTCGGGTCGCGCCGTTTGATCTCGCGGATGGTCTCGGCGAAGTGGCCCGCGCCTTGGTCCGGCAGGTCGTCGCGGTCCACGGAGGTGAGCACGACGTAGTCGAGGCCGATTTCGGCGACGGCGTCGGCGACGTTCGCGGGTTCCTCGGGGTCCAACGGCTCCATCCCGCCGGTCTGCACGTCGCAGAAGTTGCACCCGCGGGAGCACCGGTCGCCCATCAGCATGAACGTCGCCGTCCCCGGTCCGTTGCGACCGCTCCAACACTCCCCGAGGTTCGGACAGTTGGCCTCCTCACAGACCGTGTTGAGGTCTCTGTCGCGGAGCGTCTGTTTGATGTCCGTGAACCGACGTCCCGACGGTGGTCGCATCTTGAGCCAGTCGGGTTTCCGCCTGCCGGGCATGCGTACACCTTCTGCGGCGGACGGCAAAAGCGTGAGGATTAACCGCGTTTCGTTACCCGTTCTGGGGTTCGGGCCGCCACGGCGTCGGCCGACTCCCGTCGAACGCCTCGACTCCGGCGTCGGAGGGGTTCACCGGCGCGCCGCCGGTTCGCTCGATTCGCTCGTCGATGCACTCCATCCAGTCGAAGAGCGCACAGACCGCGTCCACTTCCGTGGAGACGCGTCCGATTTCGTGCGTGTGAGATGCTTCGTTGGCCCGTTCTCGGCACCGGAGGAGCCACGGTCTGTTCCGGTCGCAGTACTCGTCTGTGCGCTTCACCGCCTCGACGGTTACGGGTTGGGAACGGTGGCGGAACGTGAATCCGTCGTCCGACGGAACCAGCTCCCAGTGTAGGGGGACTCGACTGTCGTCGAGCCTGTAGGGGGGGTCCATCGTCCTGTGTGTACGATGATTAGCGTTCGATAACCCCATTGTGGTTGTATACTACTGGTGGTTAACCCCCCTCGGGTCTCCTGTCGGGGAGTTCGACAGTCGCCGAGTCGAAACCGTGCCGAAATCTGCCAACGCGCTTTATCCGCCGGAACGTGTCGCTTCGGACGATGAGTACCATCGCTTCGGTCGAACTAGCCGCGGAGGAGTTCGCACTAGGGCGGTCGCTTGCGGAGGTTCCCCGCGCCGAGTTCGAGGTAGTCCGCGTCGTCGCTCACGACGGCGACAGCCTCGTCCCGTACGTGCGGGTGACGGCCGACTCCTTCGAGGAGTTCGACGACGCCCTCGACGCGGACCCGAGCGTCGCGGAGGCGACGCTTCTCGACGACTTCGGCGACGAACGGCTCTACCGGATGGAGTGGGTCGAAGACGTCCTCGCGCTGACGCACGTCCTCGTCTACGCCAAGGGAGCGGTGTTGGAGATGTACGGAACGGACGAACAGTGGCGCGTCCGCCTCCTCCTTCCGGACAGGGAGGCGCTTTCGGACACCGCCGCGTACTGCCGCGAACGCGACCTGACGTTCGAGATACTGAACATCCACGAACTGTCCGGGTCGGTCTCCCGCGGCGAGTTCGGTCTCTCGCAGGCGCAGTACGAAGTTCTCCTCACCGCCGCCGAACAGGGCTACTTCGACGTTCCGCGCGACGTGACGATGGCCGACTTGGCGGACACCCTCGACGTCTCCCAACAGGCCATCTCCGAACGCCTCCGCCGCGGCCACGCGAACCTCGTGGACAACACGATTCGCGTCGGCGAGGAGTCGTTCGACGTGGACGCGAACGGCCGACGGTAGCCCGAGAACCCTCACGACAGTTCACGAACGCACAGGGTCGTACGTGACGTATATGTCAAGATAACGAAATACTCATAAGCGAGTAAAGCCTCCTACTAGATATGCAGTGGAACCACCGCCGTAACCAGACGAAGGCAGAACAGAAGAAAAACGAGTCCAAGAGCGGCACGAAGTGGTCGTTCATCGCGGCCGCGACCGTCATCGCGTGAGGCGAACTTCCTCGATTTCTCCGCTCTCTTTCACTTTCGCTCTCCGGTAGCCGACGGTGCGTTTCGACGGACGCGGGGAGAAACGCCTTTCCCGACGGAAGTCTCCCTCTCTCACATGACTGCTCTCCCTCCGTCGGAGTTCCGGTCCGACGAGGCCCTCGTTCGAAGCGTCGGGAGGTGCGTCGCGTGAAAGTCGCGGACGTCGTCCCCGACTTCGCCGACGCCTTCGGATTCGACGAGTTCAACCGGATGCAACGCGAGGCGGCCCCGGCGATTCTCGACTCCGACGAGAACGTCGTCGCCTCGGCGCCGACCGCAAGCGGAAAGACCGCACTCGCGGAACTCGCCATCTGTCGAACGCTCCAGAACGGCGGGACGGCCCTCTTCATCGCGCCCCTCCGCGCTCTCACCAACGAGAAGGAGTCGGAGTGGGAACGCTTCGAGAGTCTCGGCTACTCCGTCTACGTCGTCACCGGGGAACGCGACCTGAACCCCCGCCGCGCCGAACGCGCGGACATCCTCGTGATGACGCCCGAGAAGACGGACTCCGCCACGCGGAAGCACGACTCCGCCCGGTACTCGTTCATCACCGACGTGGACTGCTGCGTCATCGACGAGGTGCACCTGCTGGATTCGGAGACGCGCGGCGGCGTCCTCGAAGTGACCGTCTCCCGTCTCCGGCGCATCTGCGACCCGCGCGTCGTCGCCTTGTCCGCGACGATGCCGAACGTCGAGGACGTGGCGGCGTGGTTGGACGCCCCGCCGGAGACGACGTTCGAGTTCGGCGACGACTACCGACCCGTGGACCTCCACGCCGACGTGAAGACGTACACCCACGGCGACAACCCGTTTCAGGACAAGTACCGCCGCCTCTACCGCGCGTTGGACTTGGCGGAACCGCACATCCGCGAGGACGGACAGGCCCTCGTGTTCGTCTCCTCGCGGCAGGACGCCCTCCGCGCGGCGGGGAAGGCACGCGACGAGATAGCCGAACGCGACATCCCCATCGGCGCGCGCGGCGACTACGACTTCCACACCGAGGCGAAGGAACTCGGCAACGAGACGCTCCGGAAGTCGGTTCCCGACGGCGTGGCGTTCCACCACGCCGGACTGGCGAAGGACGACCGCGACAAGGTCGAACGGTGGTTCAAGGAGGGCAAGGTACAGTTGCTCTTCTCCACCTCGACGCTGGCGTGGGGGGTGAACCTCCCCGCGCGGTGCGTCGTCATCCGCGACACGAAGCACCACGACCCCCTCGAAGGCGAGGTGGACATCTCTCCGTTGGACATCCTCCAGATGCTCGGGCGCGCGGGCCGACCCGGCTACGACGACGTGGGGTACGGGTGGGTCGTCTGCGACCGGGGGGACGCCGACAAGTACCGGAAACTGCTCCGGGAGGGCAAGGAGATAGAGTCCCGACTCGCGGAGGACTTAGACTCCCACCTCAACGCCGAGATAGCGATGGGCACCATCGGCGACTTGGAGGACGTGCTCTCGTGGTTGGAGACGACGTTCTACTACCAGCGCGCGCGTTCGAAACCAGACGAGTACGACTTCGGCGGCTTGCGCGAACGCGTGCGCGAGACGCTCGAAACGCTGGTGGACCGGGGGTTCGTCGAGATGGGCGAGGACCTCACCATCGAGGCGACGACGCTCGGACGCCTCGCCTCGAAGTACTACCTCCGTCTGGACACCGCGCGGCGGTTTCACGACCTCTGCGAACGCGACACCATCACCGACGACGCCATCCTCGAAACCGTCGCGGGCGCGGCGGAGTTCCACGACGTCTCCCCCCGCCAGTCGGAGGGCGACGCCGTCGACGAGGTGCTGTCGGGCGTCTCGACGCACCTCGAAGACGGCCCGCGGAAGGTGTTCGCCATCCTCCACGCCGGGATGCAGAACTCCACGCCCTCGGAACTGCGGTCGGACGCGTGGGTCATCCGGCAGAACGCCCTCCGCCTCATCTCCGCGCTTCGGGAGTTCCTCGACGCCTTCGCCGGGCCGCGGGCGGCGAACCTCGCCCGGCGCGTCGAGGCGCGCGTCGAACACGGCGTCTCCCGCGACGCAGTCGGCCTGACGGCGGTTGACGGCATCGGGCCGAACCGCGCCACCAAACTCGCGACGGGCGGCCTGCGCAGTCCCCGCGACGTGGTGGAGGCCGGCGAGGCGGAACTCCGGAACGCCGGACTCTCCGAGGGCGTCGCCGAACAGGTCGTCAGGAACGCGCGCAACTTCCCCGCCGTCGCGGTGTCGTGGGGCGAGTTCCCCGACAGCATCGCCGCGGGAGAAAACGAGATGTGCGAGGTGACGGTGGAGAACCGCGGCGGCGGCGGCACCGTCGGCGTCCGCGTCACGGTCAACGAGGTGGAGATGACGACGAAGCAGACGTACCTCACCGACGCCGTCTCCGTCCCGGTGGGCGTCTTCGGCGCGACGGCGGACGAACTGGAGTACCGCGTCGAGGTGACGTTCCCCGACGCGCCCCTCCACCCGGTCACGGCGACGCGCACCGTGGACGTAGAATAGCCGCCGCGGTTCGCTCCGCCCTCAGTCGAACAGCACCGCACGCAGTTCTTCGGGACCCTCGGCAACCGCGTGCGCCTGCGAGAGGTCCAACTCCGCGTTGTGCGCCCTGCGGTAGGCGACGGTGAACGCCCCCGACCGGACGGCCGACTCGATGCCGTTGAGCGAATCCTCGACGACGACGCACTCCTCCGGTTCGACGCCGAGTTCGGCCGCCGCGTGCTCGTAGATGTGCGGTTCCGGCTTCCCGGCGGCGTCGATGTCCTCGGCGCTGAGAACCAAATCGAGGGGGCCGAGGTCGAAGCGGTCGCGGACGATGGAAATCCACGACTGCGGGGCCGAGGAGACGATAGCGAGTTTCCGCCCCTCGGCCCGCAGGTCCTCGAACAGTTCCTCCGCGCCCTCCATCAGGACGACCTGTTCGCCGTACAGCAGTTCGGAGCGTTCGTGGTAGGCGTCGACGAACTCCTCCTTCGTGACGTTGGTGCCGTACTCCTCCTCCAAGTAGTCGTATATCTCCCGGAAGTGCATCCCGGTGACCTCCTCGTGGGCCGGGTCGCCCGAGGCGACGGCGTCGGCGAAGACGAACTCGTCTTCGAACTCGTGCCAGTAGTCCTCGGAGTCGACGAGGACTCCGTCCATGTCGAACAACACGACTTCGTCGGGGGCGTCCATGCTACCCCGAACGACCGCCACCCTTCAAAGACCTTCGTGGGAGGGTCTATCAGGGATGCCGGGGCCACCGTCGCCGTGACAGAATCCATCCGACTCTTCGCCGGCGACTGCACCACCACCTTCGAGGGCGCGCGCACCCGGACGCAA encodes:
- a CDS encoding DEAD/DEAH box helicase, with translation MKVADVVPDFADAFGFDEFNRMQREAAPAILDSDENVVASAPTASGKTALAELAICRTLQNGGTALFIAPLRALTNEKESEWERFESLGYSVYVVTGERDLNPRRAERADILVMTPEKTDSATRKHDSARYSFITDVDCCVIDEVHLLDSETRGGVLEVTVSRLRRICDPRVVALSATMPNVEDVAAWLDAPPETTFEFGDDYRPVDLHADVKTYTHGDNPFQDKYRRLYRALDLAEPHIREDGQALVFVSSRQDALRAAGKARDEIAERDIPIGARGDYDFHTEAKELGNETLRKSVPDGVAFHHAGLAKDDRDKVERWFKEGKVQLLFSTSTLAWGVNLPARCVVIRDTKHHDPLEGEVDISPLDILQMLGRAGRPGYDDVGYGWVVCDRGDADKYRKLLREGKEIESRLAEDLDSHLNAEIAMGTIGDLEDVLSWLETTFYYQRARSKPDEYDFGGLRERVRETLETLVDRGFVEMGEDLTIEATTLGRLASKYYLRLDTARRFHDLCERDTITDDAILETVAGAAEFHDVSPRQSEGDAVDEVLSGVSTHLEDGPRKVFAILHAGMQNSTPSELRSDAWVIRQNALRLISALREFLDAFAGPRAANLARRVEARVEHGVSRDAVGLTAVDGIGPNRATKLATGGLRSPRDVVEAGEAELRNAGLSEGVAEQVVRNARNFPAVAVSWGEFPDSIAAGENEMCEVTVENRGGGGTVGVRVTVNEVEMTTKQTYLTDAVSVPVGVFGATADELEYRVEVTFPDAPLHPVTATRTVDVE
- a CDS encoding helix-turn-helix domain-containing protein; its protein translation is MSTIASVELAAEEFALGRSLAEVPRAEFEVVRVVAHDGDSLVPYVRVTADSFEEFDDALDADPSVAEATLLDDFGDERLYRMEWVEDVLALTHVLVYAKGAVLEMYGTDEQWRVRLLLPDREALSDTAAYCRERDLTFEILNIHELSGSVSRGEFGLSQAQYEVLLTAAEQGYFDVPRDVTMADLADTLDVSQQAISERLRRGHANLVDNTIRVGEESFDVDANGRR
- the lipA gene encoding lipoyl synthase translates to MPGRRKPDWLKMRPPSGRRFTDIKQTLRDRDLNTVCEEANCPNLGECWSGRNGPGTATFMLMGDRCSRGCNFCDVQTGGMEPLDPEEPANVADAVAEIGLDYVVLTSVDRDDLPDQGAGHFAETIREIKRRDPSVLVEVLIPDFQGEPELVREIIDARPDVVAHNVETVERLQWPVRDRRAGYEQSLSVLEQVSRESDIYTKTSVMLGLGEYDHEVYRTLSDLREADVDVVTLGQYLQPSRTHLDVFEYVHPDAFETWRRVAEEELGFLYCAAGPMVRSSYKAGELFVDAVLRDGKSVEQARREARTAAGD
- a CDS encoding HAD family hydrolase, with translation MDAPDEVVLFDMDGVLVDSEDYWHEFEDEFVFADAVASGDPAHEEVTGMHFREIYDYLEEEYGTNVTKEEFVDAYHERSELLYGEQVVLMEGAEELFEDLRAEGRKLAIVSSAPQSWISIVRDRFDLGPLDLVLSAEDIDAAGKPEPHIYEHAAAELGVEPEECVVVEDSLNGIESAVRSGAFTVAYRRAHNAELDLSQAHAVAEGPEELRAVLFD